Genomic segment of Apium graveolens cultivar Ventura chromosome 7, ASM990537v1, whole genome shotgun sequence:
ATTGTGGACAAGTCTTTTGACTCTTCGATAGAAGTAACAACATAATCAAATTTTCTTGTTAATGAACGGAGCAACTTTTCCATGACCCGAACATCATCGAGACTTTCCCCATTTCTTTTCATCTCATTTGTCACCATTTTCAAACGcgtaacaaattcaccaatattttTGACTTTCTCGACACCCTGGAATGATTTCTGCAGAATCTCCCACGCGTCTTTCGCCGTTTTTGCATTTGAAATTTTTTCAAAGGTTGATTCGTAAACTCCTTGAATAATTGTATATAAcgcctttttatcttttttccGGGTCTCTTTCAAAATCATCTTCTCCGCATTTGAAAGGGCTGTTTCGGCGGCTGTATATGTGGGCTCGTCATACCCGCTTTCAACAATATCTCAATTGTCGTAGGAACCGAGTAACACCTTCATTTGTATGCTCCAGTTCCCGTAATTTGTCGCCATCAACTTTGGAATTTGCGGTTGTATCATGCTCGCCATTTTTCAGAAACGTGACCTTGGCTCGGATACCACTTGTTGAAAACGTAGATGTGCTTTATATCgaaaatttcaataatataaatacaCCAGCATAATAATAGGAGATTACTTTTATTTCTTAATAATAAAAATACAACTTATACATATAAGTGCTTACACACACTGCAGCTTTTTTTTTCTCTCACAAGAGCTTCTGCTCTTTTCTTTCTCTGTAAATTTCACTCTTGGTGTACAACATTACATGCAGCTGGGTGGCCTTATTTATAGGCTCAAATAACCACATACATCAATGCTTACATAAGCTTACTATCTATTTTCTATACAGCCTACCTTATTAGTAGGATTCAAAGCTTGACCCTTACACCCAACAGCTGTTGCAATCTTTTTCTTTATAAGCATCTAGTTTTTCACATCCAGCCACCATATATTGAGGAGATGATAAGGTTCTACTAGCTGGTTCAAATACACACATAGCTGCTTCTATTTAATGTCACATAAGACCTGGAATTTTTTCTGCTTCATTATTAGTGCATGCATGAAAACTGCCACTATTGCCTACCATATTTTCAGGAGCTTTATTTCTGAGTGTATAGCTGCTTTATTATCTACTATTCATACTAGTTGTAATTTATTACACACTGTTACATAGATAAAAATAAACTTCTGGAAGGGTTTGAATTCTAACAAGTATTTCTCCAATCTGGGGGGACAAGTCATGATCCTTCAAGGGTCTCCATATATGCTCCTTCACCTTTGACCAATAATCATAGCTCATGTTGTGTGATAAGAGGCCGCTCAGTACCACGATTGCAAGTGGTAAACCACGACATTTACCAACCATCTCCGTTCCTAATTTCTTCAAATTTGGGGTTGTTGGTTCTGCTCTCTTACAGAACAATTCCCAGCTCTCATCTTGGGTTAGAAAACGGAGTTGATGGACAAAACATTTGCCATCTGCCATCTCTGCAACTTTTTTGTTGCGGGTGGTCATGATGATTCTACTACCGTTTTTCTGGTTTGGAAAAGTAACTCTGACAGGTGCTGCAGCAAATCATACTCGTCCATGGTTGACAACTTTTGTTCGTACTCAGCTCCCATAAAGGACTTCGCTATTCTCTTCACAACATCTTTTATGTCATATTCGTTGGACACACAAACCTTAGCACGAGTGTCAAAATTTGTCAACTCGCTAGAGTTGTACAACTTGGTGGCAAGTGAAGTCTTGCCCAAGCCCCCCATTCCGTGAATTGAAATAACTTTAAGGAAGGGATCCTTACTATTAAGTTCAGCCTTCAAAGTCTTAAAATCATCCTCGAAACCAACCACTTCCACCTGGTTATTAATGGCGGTTATTCTCAACAATGTTCTCTCTTTCTGCTGCTTGTTTGGAGTGGCTAAGATGTTGTCAATACGGTACTCATTTCGCCTATTCTTGATCACTTCAATCCTTCTCTTGAGTGAATCTATCTCCTTGCCGATATCAGAAAGCGTAACTTCTTCTCTGATCATGCAGAAACAGGCCCGAACACAATCCAAGATACCTTGTTTCGGAGCTGCAACTTCTTATTGGTTAGCACTAAATTCGCTCAGGATTTTTATCGCATCATTGGCGACATCTCTAACGTCCTCCACCCAGTTGCGGATTTGCTCCTCTTCCAGCCTTGATTCTGCAGATCTTATGGAAGACTGAAGGTATCGCAATTCATCTTTGAGCCACCTTAAATTATCTTTCACTTCTAGTAGAATGTTAACTTCTTGTGCAATAAATTCACCAAGCTTTCCGATTGTAAAAGATACGATTGCATCAACCATTCTTCCCAGGAGCAACTAGAATAATATTAATCTTTTTAAGTGACTCCAGAAAGCTGAAGATTGTAAAGATTTGTATGTTCTGTTAGGCCATCATAAACTTAATTTATATAGTACACAGACATATGAGTAGTGGTTCAGAGATGATTTTAACATCGATTGCAGTAGATATTAGACTTTTCTTATTCGCTGACGTATATGGTGTCCCTGTAAGATGCTTTGAATAATTCGTCTTCAGAACAACCAGAGTGGTGTCTTATTGTGGACAGTTGCAAATGAAACATGTAGTCATAAACATAATCCATCTTTAGCTCATCTTGGATGAAGGTGCTAGCAGCCTTTCCGATTTCCTGTGCCTGAATTTGCGAGTATATTAGAGGATACAAAAGCAACTTTTATGATGAGAATGATATCTGAAGGAGGAGTAAAATACCTTCTCTGTATTGAGATTTCCCCATTCTACTGCATATTCTATTGATCTGCATTTGTCATCGTTGTTGATTGGCCAGTAATGTTCCAAGGGCTTTAGGCTTCTCACGAAGAAGTCATAGTAATCTGGTTTCACTAACAGAGTAACTGAATCACAGGCTAATATGTACTTTTCACTAACTGACCAAGCATATCCTTCAATATAAATCTTGTACCTACACATTGATCATGTGTCTGAATTTGTAAGAAACAAGAATGAAAACAGAGACTATAATATGATACTTAGGTACAATTGACATACCTATAAGTGCATTGATTTGCAACATTTGACTGTTGAAATCCCTGTTGCCCTTCGCGAATCCAGTCCTGGAAAAAAACAAAAAATGACTCGATTACCTTCAACAGATTGATTTGAACAAATGATATTGTTTACTCACTGGCCTAATAAAATCATCATTTTACCTGAACGAAAAGGCGAGCATTCCAGTCATGTTCTTCAGAAACATTGCACTTGAGCAGGTCTTTTCTGTTGTCTACGACAAAAGGGTTTCCTTTCCAATAAGCATATGGCTCCCTGTCCATCCATTTGACCTTAATGTTCCCTTCTTTCATTTCTTTCAGTATCATTTCCCATGGCTTTATATTTATTTCAGCCCTTAAAATGCATTAACAGCTTTTCAATCTTTCAGGTTTACATTCTAAGCAATCTAATCTTTATAGATATAGTTTAAAGTAGTTCTACCGAGTCAAAAACATAAATATGTAATATCTTTCAAGATCCGCAACATTATTTCCACAAGAATCTTTAAGATAGTAAACATTTAAGGCACAAAAGGAAACATTTTTATCAACAGTTGAGTCAAAATTCGAACTACTTCATCTTATATCTTTCATTACACCATATATACATTTTCGGACGGTAATTTATACTATATACATTGTTTAAATTTGCAACGAGATCATTTCGTTGTACATTATCAGCCTATATATGTTCGTAAATCCTAAACTAGAATTATAAAATTTAAACTTTTTTGCAAACTCCCATTGATATCTAAAACAATGAATAAATGAATAATCAGTAAACGAAAAATAGAGAAACTCGTAAAAAAAAACTAAAGAAAAATTTATCAAAGTCCAGAGGCTAATAGGAAACAAGTGAACAAAGAATATCATAtcaacaataataacaacaaaCTCAAGATTACATTAATTCGAAATGCACATAAACACAAATACGAAAATTTAATCCGTAACCAGATAAAACACGCTGGCGCGCACAGACTTGCAAGTATTAAAGCATGAAAACAGAGCAGGGGTCCAGATGGAAGATCTGAGGTTTATTAACATAGAAGATCAGAATAAAAAATAGGCTGGACCTGGTGTCATAAAAGAGTATATATGATTGCTCTGCTGGGTAATGAACCTTAATATCACAATTTGAGAAAAAAGGCCCAAAATCTTATAGGCGCTATAAAAAGGCCCTTTATATCACTCAAAAATGTAATATTTTTTTGTGTTTCCTATCCAGCACAAAAACGCAACTATTTCTTGCGTTCAATGGTGATAATtaactttattattttttgaattaaatcAAAAAACGCACTTTAATATTGTGTTAATTATGAAACGCATTCTTTTGATGCATTTGTGCAAAGCCAACACATTGTTACTTTGCATTAGT
This window contains:
- the LOC141675297 gene encoding uncharacterized protein LOC141675297 isoform X1, whose translation is MLLSVINPMGKLPAIVHGSYKLFERAEINIKPWEMILKEMKEGNIKVKWMDREPYAYWKGNPFVVDNRKDLLKCNVSEEHDWNARLFVQDWIREGQQGFQQSNVANQCTYRYKIYIEGYAWSVSEKYILACDSVTLLVKPDYYDFFVRSLKPLEHYWPINNDDKCRSIEYAVEWGNLNTEKAQEIGKAASTFIQDELKMDYVYDYMFHLQLSTIRHHSGCSEDELFKASYRDTIYVSE
- the LOC141675297 gene encoding uncharacterized protein LOC141675297 isoform X2, with amino-acid sequence MGKLPAIVHGSYKLFERAEINIKPWEMILKEMKEGNIKVKWMDREPYAYWKGNPFVVDNRKDLLKCNVSEEHDWNARLFVQDWIREGQQGFQQSNVANQCTYRYKIYIEGYAWSVSEKYILACDSVTLLVKPDYYDFFVRSLKPLEHYWPINNDDKCRSIEYAVEWGNLNTEKAQEIGKAASTFIQDELKMDYVYDYMFHLQLSTIRHHSGCSEDELFKASYRDTIYVSE